The following coding sequences are from one Leguminivora glycinivorella isolate SPB_JAAS2020 chromosome 7, LegGlyc_1.1, whole genome shotgun sequence window:
- the LOC125228233 gene encoding uncharacterized protein LOC125228233 isoform X1 has protein sequence MKQIKVGVLLLLPIGAFIVLFLYYWHQSRFGLRYYRSPITAQPVTGTRVTVPVTREHKAQSMKHMNLDELYKDDKEEDNFLNEYRTVYSINTPGCQIPFNMVNYRKDIDYDKKHKQKRTDCGKRAVHIKKIDGNRVRATVNPSVMKKYLRKSARFDCCYRFLQPRPGHVNTKIKYTECVKLSTGSTILLQTDFINVKCVEYDVRNKTHPIYDDVFAFAKKINTTHTQSCNNSYNVLILGMDTMSLPRIVQTMPRTTDYLHKNFWFCFRGYHKVGDNTFPNVMAALSGNDMPFLNSECQDKMDLCNNMIMWSKFKDIGYVTAYGEDFLRLPDTFNNRYAFHKPPTDHYIRPLFIKGEKELSNKLVCSGKIPAAQQLLDYAADFVTTYRNDHFFGFFWMNSFSHNTNSRPQDADRLVENFFNKITYTGILENTFIIFYSDHGIRFGPHRLQLESYYDERLPSFFMRPPTTFRHRRWEEYKALADNQFKLVTPYDLFNTLINIKELSSCKNISNVNVSRACPNCHSLFKPVQTSRTCRDAAIHDKWCSCHQLYPLDNNDVQGIKSVLLAIAHIKTVIKAIKLKHCWQCLELSLKKVLRIHFYYEGRKDNIYYVVAFSTTPGNMSYEAVVNKSKLVGSLSTIAPYRGLGTCTSDNRDLPKARLYCICQKIKDCT, from the exons ATGAAGCAGATAAAAGTTGGAGTGTTACTTCTCCTGCCGATTGGTGCTTTCATCGTTTTATTTCTATACTACTGGCACCAGTCACGTTTCGGGCTAAGATATTATCGGTCTCCGATCACTGCCCAACCTGTAACAGGAACCCGTGTAACTGTGCCTGTGACCCGAGAACACAAAGCACAGTCCATGAAACATATGAATCTTGACGAATTGTACAAAGACGATAAGGAAGAGGACAACTTTTTAAATGAATACAGAACAG TATATTCCATAAACACGCCAGGATGCCAAATTCCATTCAATATGGTAAATTACAGGAAAGATATCGATTATGACAAAAAACATAAGCAAAAACGAACTGACTGCGGTAAACGAGCGGTTCACATAAAGAAAATTGACGGGAACCGCGTCCGAGCCACGGTGAACCCTTCGGTAATGAAAAAATATCTAAGGAAAAGCGCCCGTTTTGATTGCTGTTACAGATTTCTACAGCCCCGCCCTGGTCACGTAAATACCAAAATTAA GTATACGGAATGTGTGAAATTAAGTACCGGTTCTACAATCCTTCTACAAACTGATTTCATAAACGTGAAATGTGTTGAATACGATGTGAGAAACAAAACACATCCGATATATGATGATGTGTTTGCCTTCGCCAAGAAAATTAATACGACACACACCCAATCATGTAATAACAGCTACAATGTGCTGATTTTGGGCATGGATACTATGTCTTTGCCACGGATTGTGCAGACAATGCCACGAACTACAGATTACTTGCACAAGAATTTTTGGTTTTGCTTCCGTGGTTATCATAAg GTGGGCGATAATACTTTTCCCAATGTAATGGCAGCATTGTCTGGCAATGACATGCCATTTTTAAATTCAGAATGTCAAGATAAAATGGACCTGTGTAACAATATGATAATGTGGAGTAAATTTAAAGATATCGGCTACGTCACGGCGTACGGAGAAGACTTCTTGCGTTTACCTGATACTTTCAATAACCGCTACGCGTTTCACAAGCCCCCGACTGACCATTATATAAGGCCATTATTTATCAAAGGAGAGAAGGAGTTGAGTAACAAGCTTGTATGCTCAGGAAAAATACCAGCTGCACAGCAACTTTTAGATTACGCAGCCGATTTTGTGACGACATACCGAAATGACCACTTCTTTGGTTTTTTCTGGATGAACTCATTCAGCCACAACACAAACAGTCGTCCTCAGGATGCGGATAGACTAGTGGAGAACTTCTTTAACAAAATTACCTATACAGGCATCCTTGAAAACACGTTCATAATTTTTTACAGCGACCATGGCATTAGATTCGGCCCACACCGCTTACAATTAGAATCGTACTACGACGAACGATTACCTTCCTTTTTTATGCGACCGCCGACAACGTTCAGACACAGGCGCTGGGAAGAATATAAGGCTTTAGCGGATAATCAATTTAAATTAGTGACTCCTTACGACCTGTTCAATACGCTAATAAACATAAAGGAGTTGTCAAGTTGCAAGAACATATCTAACGTGAACGTTTCTCGCGCCTGTCCGAATTGCCACAGTCTGTTCAAGCCAGTTCAAACATCACGGACGTGCCGCGACGCTGCCATTCATGATAAGTGGTGTAGTTGTCACCAATTGTATCCCCTAGATAATAACGACGTTCAAGGCATTAAGAGCGTACTGCTGGCTATCGCTCATATCAAAACCGTAATCAAAGCTATAAAACTGAAACATTGCTGGCAGTGCCTGGAGTTGTCACTCAAAAAAGTCCTTAGAATACATTTCTATTACGAAGGTAGAAAagacaatatttattatgtgGTTGCATTCAGTACGACGCCAGGTAACATGTCTTATGAAGCTGTAGTAAACAAATCGAAGCTTGTCGGATCTCTAAGCACTATAGCGCCGTACAGAGGTCTAGGGACCTGCACATCGGACAATCGAGATTTACCAAAAGCCCGATTGTATTGTATATGTCAAAAAATTAAAGATTGCACATAA
- the LOC125228233 gene encoding uncharacterized protein LOC125228233 isoform X2: MKQIKVGVLLLLPIGAFIVLFLYYWHQSRFGLRYYRSPITAQPVTGTRVTVPVTREHKAQSMKHMNLDELYKDDKEEDNFLNEYRTVYSINTPGCQIPFNMVNYRKDIDYDKKHKQKRTDCGKRAVHIKKIDGNRVRATVNPSVYGMCEIKYRFYNPSTN; the protein is encoded by the exons ATGAAGCAGATAAAAGTTGGAGTGTTACTTCTCCTGCCGATTGGTGCTTTCATCGTTTTATTTCTATACTACTGGCACCAGTCACGTTTCGGGCTAAGATATTATCGGTCTCCGATCACTGCCCAACCTGTAACAGGAACCCGTGTAACTGTGCCTGTGACCCGAGAACACAAAGCACAGTCCATGAAACATATGAATCTTGACGAATTGTACAAAGACGATAAGGAAGAGGACAACTTTTTAAATGAATACAGAACAG TATATTCCATAAACACGCCAGGATGCCAAATTCCATTCAATATGGTAAATTACAGGAAAGATATCGATTATGACAAAAAACATAAGCAAAAACGAACTGACTGCGGTAAACGAGCGGTTCACATAAAGAAAATTGACGGGAACCGCGTCCGAGCCACGGTGAACCCTTCG GTATACGGAATGTGTGAAATTAAGTACCGGTTCTACAATCCTTCTACAAACTGA
- the LOC125228118 gene encoding sugar transporter SWEET1, whose product MSLSEFKELISGLAVVTTVLNFLAGMLVCKQYVVNRSTAEASPLPFLTGVLASALWLMYGITKNDNKIILVNTIGITLMTLYSLVFFMYTYKKSTTFKQMVVTMCLLVTSVGYLRFEEDKKILLGRLGTVACLVTLLAIAAPMSKLFYVLKVKSTECLPFPMILMSFFVSSLWFLYGVIEEDNYLILPNLVGAGLSVFQLSLFIIFPRTPYTPLLPKSVVA is encoded by the exons atgtctttgTCAGAATTTAAAGAACTTATCAGCGGCTTAGCCGTTGTAACAACAGTATTGAATTTTTTGGCAGGAAT GTTGGTGTGCAAGCAATATGTGGTGAATAGATCCACAGCTGAAGCATCACCACTGCCTTTTCTAACTGGTGTTCTAGC ATCAGCCTTGTGGCTCATGTATGGAATCACCAAAAACGATAATAAGATAATATTAGTGAATACAATAGGAATAACCCTCATGACTTTATATTCCCTTGTGTTCTTTATGTACACCTACAAGAAGTCTACTACATTTAAACAAATGGTTGTTACAATGTGCTTGCTGGTAACATCTGTGGGATACTTAAGATTTGAGGAAGATAAAAAAATTCTTCTTGGCCGACTGG GAACGGTTGCATGCCTCGTCACACTGCTAGCTATAGCTGCTCCCATGAGCAAGCTGTTCTATGTATTGAAAGTGAAGAGCACAGAGTGCCTTCCGTTCCCTATGATCCTGATGTCGTTCTTCGTGTCGAGTCTTTGGTTCCTGTACGGTGTTATAGAGGAAGATAATTATTTAATA ttaCCAAATTTAGTCGGAGCTGGTCTTTCGGTGTTCCAACTTTCGCTGTTTATCATCTTCCCGCGGACGCCGTACACCCCTCTCTTGCCTAAGAGCGTGGTGGCGTAA
- the LOC125227723 gene encoding uncharacterized protein LOC125227723, with translation MDLLVSTLELRLERLTEALTGAAEALHSMETGVERDRIVAVKINVNNRLSSFTTDLNRYLSGDSANVREDLWKQCRDVQIKAEDVLTELEIAMKLYCHEGDNNNRTRLPKLELGKYNGDVLKWNTFWDKFAANVDNKDIANVEKLSYLLASLEGPALQAVEGLETTNLNYPIAVDILSSRFGKPSKVIDAHNEALQKLTVAKDLPEDCRCTLNAIEKHLRVLEALGEKVDASHLRVIILNKFPSKVVYQVRLMAIDDSFSAIRKALDAVITAMESSKSLVVLNPESSVIPVKSSMMELQHDASTATLQIATRKRRWQQKREAVSNQNRKRMKKTCIFCNGEHYSEDCTKFNTYKERIGKLQDRCYVCFQIGHRASRCTRRRKCVHCSKMHNRALCRQKVQRDSCNPSKDSGGEKSTH, from the coding sequence ATGGACCTTTTAGTTTCAACATTAGAATTGCGCTTAGAGAGGCTAACAGAAGCTTTAACGGGAGCCGCCGAGGCTCTTCATAGTATGGAGACCGGCGTAGAAAGGGACAGGATAGTTGCcgtcaaaattaatgttaataatagATTATCGTCGTTCACAACAGACCTCAACAGATATTTGTCTGGTGATAGCGCCAATGTAAGAGAAGATCTTTGGAAACAGTGTCGCGACGTGCAGATTAAAGCGGAGGACGTGCTAACGGAATTGGAAATTGCCATGAAACTCTACTGCCACGAAGGAGATAACAATAATAGGACACGTCTACCTAAATTAGAACTCGGCAAATATAATGGTGATGTCCTAAAGTGGAATACATTCTGGGACAAGTTTGCAGCCAATGTCGACAATAAGGATATTGCCAATGTGGAGAAGCTCTCATACCTGCTAGCATCTTTGGAGGGACCAGCCCTTCAAGCAGTTGAGGGTTTGGAGACTACAAACTTAAATTATCCAATTGCGGTCGATATCCTCAGTAGCCGTTTCGGTAAGCCTTCAAAGGTCATTGACGCTCACAACGAGGCTTTGCAAAAACTTACGGTAGCAAAGGATTTACCTGAAGATTGTAGATGCACTCTGAACGCCATAGAGAAGCACCTGAGGGTATTGGAGGCTCTAGGGGAGAAAGTTGATGCTAGTCACCTTAGAGTTATTATACTTAATAAATTTCCATCTAAAGTAGTATATCAAGTGCGACTGATGGCGATTGATGATTCATTTTCTGCAATCCGAAAAGCTTTAGATGCTGTAATAACAGCAATGGAAAGTTCGAAGAGTTTGGTCGTTTTAAATCCAGAGAGTTCTGTTATTCCTGTGAAGTCCAGCATGATGGAGCTTCAACATGATGCTTCAACAGCGACGTTGCAAATTGCTACGAGAAAACGAAGATGGCAACAAAAGAGGGAAGCTGTCTCAAATCAAAATAGGAAACGCATGAAGAAAACATGTATATTTTGTAACGGGGAGCACTATAGTGAAGATTGCACCAAATTCAACACCTATAAGGAAAGGATCGGGAAACTGCAAGACAGGTGCTACGTTTGCTTTCAAATAGGGCATCGTGCCTCCAGATGTACCAGGAGGAGGAAGTGTGTGCATTGCTCAAAGATGCACAATAGAGCATTGTGTCGACAAAAGGTGCAGCGGGACAGCTGTAACCCAAGTAAGGACAGCGGAGGGGAGAAGTCTACACATTAG